The Streptomyces sp. SS1-1 genome has a segment encoding these proteins:
- a CDS encoding cob(I)yrinic acid a,c-diamide adenosyltransferase has translation MVNLTRIYTRTGDQGTTALGDMSRTSKTDLRISAYADSNEANAVIGTAIALGGLDEEVVEVLTRVQNDLFDVGADLSTPVVENPEYPPLRVEQFYVDRLEADCDRFNERLEKLRSFILPGGTPGAALLHQACTVVRRAERSTWAALEVHGETMNPLTATYLNRLSDLLFILARTANKEVGDVLWVPGGER, from the coding sequence ATGGTCAATCTGACGCGCATCTACACCCGGACCGGCGACCAGGGCACCACCGCCCTCGGCGACATGAGCCGGACCTCCAAGACCGATCTGCGGATCTCGGCGTACGCCGACTCCAACGAGGCGAACGCCGTCATCGGCACCGCCATCGCCCTCGGCGGGCTGGACGAGGAGGTCGTCGAGGTCCTCACCCGTGTGCAGAACGACCTGTTCGACGTGGGCGCCGACCTGTCGACGCCGGTCGTGGAGAACCCCGAGTACCCGCCGCTGCGCGTGGAGCAGTTCTACGTCGACCGGCTGGAGGCGGACTGCGACCGCTTCAACGAGCGGCTGGAGAAGCTGCGGTCCTTCATCCTGCCCGGCGGCACCCCCGGCGCGGCCCTGCTGCACCAGGCGTGCACGGTCGTCCGGCGCGCGGAGCGCTCGACGTGGGCCGCGCTGGAGGTGCACGGCGAGACGATGAACCCGCTCACCGCGACCTACCTCAACCGCCTCTCCGACCTCCTGTTCATCCTCGCCAGGACGGCGAACAAGGAGGTCGGGGACGTGCTGTGGGTGCCGGGCGGGGAGCGCTAG